One window of the Petroclostridium xylanilyticum genome contains the following:
- a CDS encoding 16S rRNA pseudouridine(516) synthase, with product MADTQRLDKVLANSGFGTRKEIKQMVKAGQVVVDGKVVKDSGMHINPDKNEVIVNGKKLEYKQFIYLMMNKPAGVVSATWDNKFKTVVDIVPDEYRYFNIFPVGRLDRDTEGLLLLTNDGQLAHDLLSPRKHVPKTYYAEIEGKVTEEDGMAFAQGVILDDGYKTLPAQLVILKSDKQSQIELTIVEGKFHQVKRMFEAVGKKVKYLKRIKMGFLELDQVLELGQCRELTDEELMQLRKS from the coding sequence ATGGCAGACACACAAAGGTTGGACAAGGTACTGGCAAACAGCGGGTTTGGGACAAGAAAAGAAATAAAGCAGATGGTGAAAGCAGGACAGGTTGTGGTAGACGGCAAAGTTGTAAAGGATAGCGGGATGCATATCAACCCTGATAAAAATGAGGTTATTGTTAATGGGAAAAAATTAGAGTATAAGCAATTCATATATTTGATGATGAATAAGCCTGCCGGAGTTGTATCGGCTACCTGGGATAACAAGTTTAAAACGGTAGTTGATATCGTACCGGATGAATATAGGTACTTCAATATTTTCCCTGTAGGAAGGTTGGACAGGGATACGGAGGGACTGCTTCTTCTAACCAATGACGGACAACTAGCTCATGATTTGCTGTCCCCCAGGAAACATGTTCCTAAAACCTATTATGCTGAAATAGAAGGGAAAGTTACAGAAGAAGACGGTATGGCATTTGCGCAGGGGGTAATCCTTGATGACGGATATAAAACCCTTCCGGCGCAATTAGTTATACTAAAATCGGATAAACAGTCACAAATAGAACTTACCATTGTAGAGGGAAAATTCCATCAAGTAAAAAGAATGTTTGAAGCTGTGGGAAAGAAAGTAAAATATCTGAAAAGAATAAAAATGGGCTTCCTAGAATTGGACCAAGTCTTGGAGTTGGGGCAATGCAGGGAACTAACTGATGAAGAACTCATGCAGCTTAGAAAAAGTTAA
- a CDS encoding RsmF rRNA methyltransferase first C-terminal domain-containing protein, with product MKLPQKFLNRMKELLQDEYEDFLKSYDEERYYGLRVNTLKISVEDFAKISPFELEPVPWTKDGFYYKEGDAPGKHPYYHAGLYYIQEPSAMAPGAIIEAKPGEKILDLCAAPGGKTVQIAAGLNGQGVLVTNDINTSRVKALVKNIELYGIRNAVVTNETPQHLADKFVGYFDKILVDAPCSGEGMMRKDEHAAKSWEKFDIQTCCIMQRDILRYADRMLRDGGVLCYSTCTFSPEENEGSIEWFLDKYPNYEVLDIEKMEGMDRGQPHWINARDDLSKCVRFWPHKAKGEGHFVALLQKKELLKPVPTKYMVQAVDKKVKKLWEDFVQENLAYIPPEGIVQVYGSNIYLIPEDLPDMRGLNVVRTGLQLGSVEKDRFEPSQALAMALPMQHFKNILNLDMQSQEVFKYLKGETLMIEGKKGWTAVCVDGYPLGWGKQGDGMLKNGYPKAWRKMG from the coding sequence ATGAAATTACCGCAGAAATTTTTAAATAGAATGAAAGAATTATTGCAAGACGAATATGAAGATTTTTTAAAATCCTATGATGAAGAACGGTATTATGGATTAAGAGTGAATACCTTAAAAATCAGCGTAGAAGATTTTGCAAAAATCTCGCCTTTTGAACTGGAACCGGTGCCCTGGACAAAGGATGGTTTTTATTATAAGGAAGGTGATGCTCCCGGAAAGCATCCCTATTATCATGCCGGACTTTATTATATACAGGAACCCAGTGCGATGGCGCCGGGGGCAATCATTGAAGCAAAGCCCGGGGAAAAGATACTTGACCTGTGTGCTGCTCCGGGAGGGAAAACAGTTCAAATTGCAGCAGGATTAAATGGACAGGGCGTGCTGGTAACCAATGATATCAATACCAGCAGGGTAAAAGCGCTGGTAAAAAATATTGAACTATATGGTATACGAAATGCAGTAGTCACAAATGAAACACCACAGCACCTTGCGGACAAGTTTGTCGGTTATTTTGATAAAATATTGGTAGATGCTCCCTGTTCCGGAGAGGGTATGATGAGGAAAGATGAACATGCCGCAAAAAGCTGGGAAAAATTTGACATACAAACCTGTTGCATCATGCAGAGAGATATATTAAGATATGCTGACAGGATGCTTAGAGATGGAGGTGTACTGTGTTATTCCACATGTACTTTTTCACCAGAGGAAAATGAAGGAAGTATAGAGTGGTTTTTAGATAAGTACCCGAATTATGAAGTGCTGGATATAGAGAAGATGGAAGGGATGGATCGGGGACAGCCGCATTGGATAAATGCAAGGGATGATCTTAGCAAATGTGTGCGTTTTTGGCCGCATAAGGCAAAAGGGGAAGGACATTTTGTTGCTCTCTTACAGAAAAAAGAACTGTTAAAACCTGTTCCTACCAAATATATGGTACAAGCAGTGGATAAGAAAGTTAAAAAACTATGGGAGGATTTTGTACAGGAAAATCTTGCATATATTCCTCCAGAAGGCATTGTCCAGGTATATGGCAGCAACATCTATCTGATACCTGAGGATTTGCCTGATATGAGAGGATTAAACGTTGTAAGGACAGGTTTGCAACTGGGAAGTGTAGAGAAAGATAGGTTTGAACCCTCACAAGCTCTGGCAATGGCACTGCCTATGCAGCATTTTAAGAATATTCTTAATTTGGATATGCAATCTCAAGAGGTATTTAAATATCTTAAAGGGGAAACGCTGATGATAGAAGGGAAAAAGGGTTGGACTGCAGTATGCGTGGATGGCTACCCATTAGGATGGGGCAAGCAGGGCGATGGAATGTTGAAAAACGGATATCCTAAGGCATGGAGGAAGATGGGATAG
- a CDS encoding DUF4830 domain-containing protein, with protein MFIVSFKLNRKKLAIVILIIVLLIVLAVSILVKTREAGILNTLQKEITYNFSNIKTNEDRINFLKQFGWEIEEKPIEIMELQIPKEFDQVYSNYNEIQKEIGLDLEKYKGKRVKRYTYKVLNHPTNKNDEVRANILVYKDRVVAGDIMTTSIHGFMHSLLYKVNN; from the coding sequence ATGTTTATAGTTTCCTTCAAATTAAACCGTAAGAAATTAGCAATTGTTATACTTATAATTGTATTGCTTATTGTACTAGCAGTTTCAATCCTTGTAAAAACGAGAGAAGCAGGTATACTAAACACCCTGCAAAAAGAAATTACATATAATTTTTCGAATATCAAAACCAATGAAGACCGTATTAATTTTCTAAAACAATTTGGATGGGAAATAGAAGAGAAACCTATTGAAATTATGGAGTTGCAGATTCCGAAAGAATTTGACCAGGTATATTCAAATTATAATGAAATTCAGAAAGAGATAGGATTGGATCTAGAAAAGTATAAAGGAAAAAGAGTAAAAAGATATACATATAAGGTTCTAAACCATCCAACGAATAAGAATGATGAAGTCAGAGCCAATATATTGGTTTATAAAGACAGAGTAGTTGCCGGAGATATTATGACCACCTCTATTCATGGGTTTATGCACTCCCTGCTTTATAAGGTAAATAATTAA
- the fusA gene encoding elongation factor G yields MKQYPISKIRNVCLMSHGGAGKTSLAEAILYNTGVLDRFGKVADGTTTTDYDPEEIKRKISISTAMAPCEWKGNKLNIIDTPGYFDFVGEVMEGVRVADAAVIVVSGKSGVAVGTEKAWKYASDRKIPRIVFVNKMDEDNANFYAVLDQLREKFGKAIAPFQVPIKEGEHFVGFVNVVDMQARKFDGQKVVDIPIPAGMEDRVEPVRQMILESVAESSEELMEKYFVGEEFTVEEIHHALRVGVEEGSIVPVLCGSALTNTGVQVLMDAIVEYFPAPDEMGNIIGTKPGSDDTAERKPDGKEPLSALVFKTIADPYVGKLSLFRVFSGTLTADSTVYNPNTDTNERIGHLYVLRGKKQIEVDKITAGDIGAVTKLVNTNTGDTLCDPFNPIVLEGIDFPESVISLAIAPKAKGDEEKISAGLHRLTEEDPTLKIELNTETHQMLISGLGEQHLDIVVSKLKSKFGVSVDLSIPKVPYRETIRKKVKVEGKHKKQSGGHGQYGHVWIEFEPGETEDLIFEEKIFGGAVPKNYFPAVEKGLRESMLHGVLAGYPVVNLKATLVDGSYHPVDSSEMAFKVAASLAYKKGLEQASPVLLEPIAHVEVIVPDDYMGDVIGDLNKRRGRILGMNPQAGGMQQVVAEVPIAEMFKYATDLRSMTQGRGSFTSKFERYEEAPPNVAQKVIEEAKNNNEE; encoded by the coding sequence ATGAAGCAGTATCCAATATCAAAAATTAGAAATGTGTGCCTGATGTCTCACGGCGGAGCAGGTAAAACATCATTGGCGGAAGCCATATTATATAATACAGGAGTATTGGATAGATTCGGCAAAGTGGCTGACGGTACAACCACCACTGATTATGACCCGGAAGAAATTAAGAGAAAAATTTCTATCAGCACTGCAATGGCACCCTGTGAATGGAAAGGTAATAAATTAAATATCATTGATACACCAGGTTATTTTGACTTTGTTGGAGAGGTAATGGAAGGTGTTAGAGTAGCAGATGCAGCAGTAATTGTAGTAAGTGGAAAATCCGGAGTTGCAGTAGGAACTGAAAAAGCGTGGAAGTATGCAAGTGATAGAAAAATCCCCAGAATTGTATTTGTAAATAAGATGGACGAAGACAATGCAAATTTTTATGCAGTGTTGGACCAGTTAAGAGAAAAGTTTGGCAAAGCCATTGCTCCTTTCCAGGTCCCAATCAAAGAAGGAGAGCATTTTGTCGGCTTTGTAAATGTAGTAGATATGCAGGCAAGAAAATTTGATGGACAAAAGGTTGTAGATATTCCTATCCCTGCCGGAATGGAAGATAGGGTTGAACCTGTAAGGCAAATGATCCTGGAATCGGTTGCAGAATCCAGCGAAGAATTAATGGAAAAGTATTTTGTCGGAGAAGAATTTACAGTAGAAGAAATTCATCATGCTTTAAGGGTAGGAGTAGAAGAAGGCAGCATTGTACCTGTCTTATGCGGTTCGGCATTGACAAACACAGGAGTGCAGGTATTAATGGACGCAATTGTTGAATACTTCCCGGCTCCTGATGAAATGGGTAATATTATAGGAACAAAACCTGGCTCGGATGATACGGCAGAAAGAAAACCGGATGGGAAAGAGCCTTTATCGGCATTGGTATTTAAGACCATTGCAGACCCATATGTAGGTAAATTGTCGCTCTTCAGGGTTTTCTCCGGTACATTGACGGCTGATTCAACCGTATATAACCCCAATACCGATACAAACGAAAGAATAGGACATTTATATGTGTTAAGAGGTAAAAAACAAATAGAAGTAGACAAGATCACAGCTGGTGACATAGGAGCTGTCACAAAGCTGGTAAATACCAATACAGGAGATACCTTATGCGATCCTTTCAATCCTATAGTATTAGAAGGAATTGACTTCCCTGAGTCGGTTATTTCGCTTGCCATTGCACCCAAGGCAAAAGGAGATGAAGAAAAGATAAGCGCAGGACTCCACAGACTTACTGAAGAAGATCCGACACTCAAGATTGAACTTAATACCGAAACGCACCAGATGCTTATTTCCGGTTTGGGGGAGCAGCATCTGGACATTGTAGTAAGCAAACTGAAATCTAAATTTGGAGTATCAGTAGACCTGAGCATTCCTAAGGTTCCTTATAGAGAAACTATCCGAAAGAAGGTTAAGGTTGAAGGGAAGCATAAAAAACAATCCGGTGGGCATGGTCAATATGGTCATGTTTGGATTGAATTTGAACCAGGGGAAACAGAAGATCTCATTTTTGAAGAAAAAATATTTGGTGGGGCTGTACCGAAAAACTATTTTCCTGCTGTTGAAAAAGGGTTAAGAGAAAGTATGTTGCATGGCGTGCTGGCAGGTTATCCGGTAGTTAACCTGAAGGCAACATTGGTAGATGGTTCATACCACCCGGTTGACTCTTCAGAAATGGCATTTAAGGTGGCTGCCTCGCTGGCATATAAAAAGGGATTGGAGCAGGCAAGTCCTGTGCTCCTAGAGCCTATTGCACACGTGGAGGTTATTGTGCCGGATGACTACATGGGTGATGTAATAGGAGATCTTAATAAGAGAAGAGGAAGAATATTAGGTATGAACCCTCAAGCGGGGGGAATGCAACAGGTTGTTGCTGAGGTACCAATAGCGGAGATGTTTAAATATGCTACTGATTTAAGGTCGATGACCCAGGGCAGGGGAAGCTTTACTTCAAAATTTGAAAGATATGAAGAGGCGCCTCCTAATGTTGCCCAAAAGGTGATAGAAGAAGCAAAGAATAATAATGAAGAATAA
- the hisC gene encoding histidinol-phosphate transaminase has protein sequence MRVDSMKIQIRNVLNDIAPYIPGKPIEDVKRELGLERVIKLASNENPLGCSSKAKEAMVDAINKSALYPDGNCTDLRNALAEKMGLKPTQFFFGAGSDGIIEMIPKAFIEPGDESIMAFPSFPLYETSIKLAGGICVQVPLDKNYCFDLDAMAEKINKRTKVIWLCNPNNPTGTMYTREQQDAFLQKVPENIVVVLDEAYYEYVTREDYPESLALLDKYPNIIILRTFSKIYGLASARIGYAISNETMIGYLERVRSPFNVCTYAQVAATASLDDEEFKMLSYSTNKENKEFLYNEFNKIGLRYLPSETNFIMVDTAKDSKEVFQALLRKGIIVRPGYVFGMNTWLRVTIGTKEECEEFVEALKEVI, from the coding sequence TTGAGAGTTGATTCTATGAAAATACAGATTAGAAATGTACTGAATGACATTGCACCCTATATTCCCGGTAAGCCTATAGAAGATGTCAAAAGAGAATTAGGACTTGAAAGGGTAATAAAACTGGCATCTAATGAAAATCCTTTAGGCTGTTCATCTAAAGCTAAAGAAGCGATGGTTGATGCTATCAATAAATCTGCCCTTTATCCCGACGGTAATTGTACTGACCTTCGCAATGCATTGGCAGAGAAAATGGGTTTAAAGCCCACTCAGTTTTTCTTTGGTGCAGGTTCTGACGGGATTATAGAAATGATTCCCAAGGCATTTATTGAGCCTGGTGATGAATCCATTATGGCTTTTCCCAGCTTTCCTCTTTATGAAACAAGCATCAAGCTGGCAGGCGGGATATGTGTGCAGGTTCCATTAGATAAAAATTATTGTTTTGATTTAGATGCTATGGCAGAGAAAATTAATAAACGAACAAAAGTTATATGGCTTTGCAATCCCAATAATCCTACCGGAACAATGTATACTAGAGAACAGCAGGACGCTTTCCTTCAAAAAGTTCCGGAAAATATCGTAGTTGTGCTGGATGAAGCCTATTATGAATATGTTACCCGTGAAGATTATCCTGAATCGTTAGCGCTGCTTGATAAATATCCTAATATTATCATTTTAAGAACTTTCTCTAAAATTTACGGCCTTGCTTCTGCCAGAATAGGATATGCCATCTCTAATGAAACAATGATTGGCTATTTAGAACGGGTTCGTAGTCCTTTTAATGTATGTACCTACGCCCAGGTGGCAGCAACTGCAAGTCTGGACGATGAAGAATTTAAAATGTTAAGCTATTCGACTAATAAAGAAAACAAGGAATTCCTTTATAATGAGTTTAATAAGATAGGTTTAAGATATTTACCCTCTGAAACCAATTTTATTATGGTAGATACAGCAAAAGACAGCAAAGAAGTATTTCAGGCACTTCTTCGTAAAGGCATCATTGTAAGACCTGGATATGTCTTTGGAATGAATACGTGGCTGCGGGTGACAATAGGAACAAAAGAGGAATGTGAAGAATTTGTAGAGGCGCTGAAAGAAGTAATATGA
- the aroF gene encoding 3-deoxy-7-phosphoheptulonate synthase — MIIVMKPNSKEEQVKEVCNVLESLGLGVHISQGKQVTIIGVIGDKTVLNDVPLELMPGVDKLVPIMESYKLASKTFKPESSIVDVDGVKIGGKEIVIMAGPCAVESKEQLFEAADAIRKAGAQFLRGGAYKPRTSPYSFQGLEEEGLKYMAEAKERTGMKIVTEVISQKSVEIADKYVDMFQIGARNMQNFYLLREVGKTKKPVLLKRGLSATIEEWLNAAEYIMSEGNYNVVLCERGIRTFETATRNTLDISAVPVIKSKTHLPVIVDPSHATGKWEYVLPLSRAAIAAGADGLMIEVHPNPRCALSDGPQSLTPEKFSELCDSISKIASLLDREYKMHLI; from the coding sequence ATGATTATTGTTATGAAGCCAAATTCAAAAGAAGAACAAGTCAAAGAAGTATGCAACGTATTGGAATCCTTAGGCCTAGGGGTACATATTTCTCAAGGTAAGCAAGTAACAATTATAGGCGTTATTGGAGATAAGACAGTACTTAATGACGTACCCCTTGAGCTCATGCCCGGGGTAGATAAGTTAGTCCCCATTATGGAATCCTATAAACTGGCAAGCAAAACCTTTAAGCCGGAATCATCCATAGTAGATGTAGATGGCGTTAAAATCGGTGGTAAAGAAATAGTAATTATGGCTGGCCCCTGTGCTGTAGAGAGCAAAGAACAGCTGTTTGAAGCTGCTGACGCAATTAGAAAAGCTGGTGCTCAATTTTTAAGGGGTGGAGCATACAAACCCAGAACATCACCTTATTCTTTCCAGGGCCTGGAAGAAGAAGGTTTAAAATATATGGCTGAAGCAAAAGAAAGAACCGGTATGAAAATCGTAACTGAAGTAATCAGCCAAAAATCTGTTGAAATTGCAGACAAATACGTGGATATGTTCCAGATAGGTGCAAGAAATATGCAAAACTTTTATTTGTTAAGAGAGGTTGGTAAGACCAAAAAGCCGGTACTTCTCAAAAGAGGCCTCTCTGCAACCATTGAAGAATGGTTGAATGCAGCCGAGTATATTATGAGTGAAGGAAACTACAATGTAGTTCTCTGCGAAAGAGGTATCCGTACTTTTGAAACTGCCACCAGAAATACGCTGGATATCAGTGCTGTCCCTGTGATTAAAAGCAAGACGCATTTGCCTGTAATCGTTGATCCCAGCCATGCCACAGGTAAGTGGGAGTACGTGCTGCCATTAAGCCGTGCAGCTATTGCTGCAGGAGCCGATGGGCTCATGATAGAAGTTCATCCCAATCCGCGCTGCGCACTATCTGACGGTCCACAATCCCTTACACCGGAAAAATTCTCTGAACTGTGCGACAGTATAAGTAAAATTGCCTCCCTGCTTGATCGTGAGTATAAGATGCATTTAATTTAA
- a CDS encoding prephenate dehydrogenase — protein MNVKCVAIIGLGLIGGSIAKALKERSGIKNIIGIDFNQDTLTQALNEGIISLGSKDIVPEIYNSDIVFICTPVSKTLEWIKKVIPAVRPDCIITDVGSTKSQLVSEIEQIPGEFHFVGGHPMAGSERSGFSASKSHLFENAYYILTPCSKSTQEDIEILINVVKNLGSIPVELSPQLHDKVTGAISHVPHIISAALVNIVKNSDTDGQYMQKLAAGGFKDITRISSSNPEMWHNICFSNKDAIIQILDNYIVMLSKFKLFLESRNDNEVYNFFSSAKEFRDSLASRVTSLIPGTYELIIDVVDKPGIIGEVATILGKNNINIKNINVNNNREFEGGVLIISLPDIQSLQKADEILTGHGYRVVHRK, from the coding sequence ATGAACGTTAAATGTGTAGCAATCATCGGACTGGGTCTAATAGGTGGTTCTATCGCCAAAGCCTTGAAGGAGAGGTCCGGTATAAAGAACATAATAGGGATAGATTTCAACCAGGATACATTAACACAAGCATTGAACGAAGGGATAATATCCTTAGGCTCTAAAGATATTGTCCCTGAAATATATAATTCAGATATTGTTTTTATATGTACTCCTGTTAGCAAAACATTGGAATGGATAAAAAAAGTAATTCCTGCAGTCCGCCCGGATTGTATTATCACTGATGTAGGAAGTACAAAATCCCAGCTGGTTAGCGAAATCGAACAAATACCCGGGGAATTTCATTTTGTAGGGGGCCATCCTATGGCGGGTTCTGAAAGATCAGGCTTTTCAGCCAGTAAAAGCCACCTGTTTGAAAATGCCTACTATATCCTCACCCCCTGCTCAAAATCAACCCAGGAGGATATAGAAATATTAATCAATGTAGTTAAAAATCTTGGGAGTATTCCCGTTGAACTTTCTCCGCAATTACATGATAAAGTAACCGGAGCTATCAGCCATGTTCCCCATATTATCTCTGCTGCCCTGGTAAATATCGTAAAGAATTCCGATACTGATGGACAATATATGCAAAAGCTTGCAGCCGGAGGTTTTAAGGATATTACCCGTATTTCCTCCTCTAATCCGGAAATGTGGCATAATATATGCTTTAGCAATAAAGATGCTATTATACAAATACTGGACAACTATATTGTTATGCTCTCTAAATTTAAACTTTTCTTGGAGTCCAGAAATGATAATGAAGTATATAACTTTTTTAGCAGTGCAAAGGAATTTCGCGATTCTTTAGCGTCAAGAGTTACCAGTCTTATTCCCGGAACCTATGAGTTAATCATTGATGTGGTTGACAAGCCCGGAATTATTGGAGAAGTTGCAACCATCCTTGGTAAAAACAATATTAATATCAAAAACATCAACGTTAATAATAACAGAGAATTTGAAGGCGGCGTGCTTATTATCAGTCTTCCTGATATCCAAAGCCTGCAAAAAGCTGATGAAATACTAACCGGTCACGGTTACCGGGTTGTCCATAGAAAGTGA
- the aroA gene encoding 3-phosphoshikimate 1-carboxyvinyltransferase: MIISPAKSLKGEITVPGDKSISHRAVMFGSIANGITEIDGFLMGEDCLSTIDCFRKLGIHIEILPGNKVKVHGKGMYGLQPPSDILYTGNSGTTTRLLLGLLAGQNFECTIDGDESIRRRPMGRVIKPLKLMGADISGQKDDNLCPLAVKGQPLHGIRYELPIASAQLKSALLLASLYAEGNTFLIEPEKSRDHSELMLNYFGANIITHELGIHSTPVSELYPQHITVPGDISSAAYFIVAGLIVPNSEITIKNVGINPTRTGIIDVLISMGGKIDISNTKTLNNEPVADITVKSSSLAGTTVEGAIIPRLIDEIPVIAVAAAAAKGTTVIKDAQELKVKESNRIKTVVTELSKAGVDIQETADGMIINGGNPITGAQFESYNDHRIAMSMAVAALIAESESTVNGAEAVNISFPGYFEILKSLRV; the protein is encoded by the coding sequence ATGATAATCAGTCCGGCAAAGTCCTTAAAAGGTGAAATAACTGTTCCCGGGGATAAATCCATTTCCCATAGGGCAGTAATGTTTGGTTCCATCGCCAACGGAATAACAGAAATTGATGGTTTCTTAATGGGTGAAGACTGTCTGAGCACTATTGACTGTTTTAGAAAATTAGGAATACACATTGAAATCTTACCGGGTAACAAAGTAAAAGTGCATGGAAAAGGTATGTATGGACTACAACCGCCTTCCGATATTTTGTACACCGGTAATTCAGGAACAACCACCCGGCTGCTGCTTGGACTACTTGCAGGGCAAAACTTTGAGTGCACGATTGACGGGGATGAGTCTATCAGGAGACGCCCAATGGGAAGAGTAATTAAGCCCCTAAAGCTGATGGGTGCAGACATCTCCGGACAAAAGGACGACAACCTCTGCCCTCTTGCTGTAAAAGGCCAACCGTTGCACGGAATCAGGTATGAACTGCCTATTGCCAGTGCCCAGCTAAAATCCGCCTTGCTTTTGGCAAGCTTATATGCTGAAGGAAATACTTTTTTGATAGAACCTGAAAAGTCCCGGGATCATTCAGAATTGATGCTGAACTATTTTGGTGCAAATATTATTACACATGAGCTTGGCATACATAGCACACCTGTTTCAGAACTATACCCGCAGCATATTACTGTCCCGGGTGATATTTCTTCTGCTGCTTATTTTATAGTTGCAGGATTGATTGTACCCAATTCCGAAATAACAATTAAAAATGTAGGGATCAACCCAACCAGGACAGGTATTATTGATGTGCTTATCTCAATGGGCGGAAAAATTGATATCTCAAATACGAAAACATTAAATAATGAACCGGTCGCCGATATTACCGTAAAATCATCTTCCTTAGCCGGTACTACTGTTGAGGGAGCAATTATTCCAAGATTAATTGATGAAATACCTGTTATTGCCGTAGCCGCTGCTGCAGCAAAGGGTACTACTGTTATCAAGGACGCGCAGGAACTGAAAGTAAAAGAGTCCAATAGAATCAAAACCGTAGTGACCGAATTATCCAAAGCTGGTGTGGACATACAGGAAACGGCGGATGGTATGATTATAAATGGAGGTAATCCTATTACAGGTGCTCAGTTTGAATCCTACAACGACCACCGCATCGCAATGTCCATGGCTGTAGCCGCATTAATAGCAGAATCTGAATCTACTGTTAACGGTGCAGAAGCTGTCAATATATCTTTCCCCGGATACTTTGAGATATTAAAAAGCTTACGGGTGTAA
- a CDS encoding Gfo/Idh/MocA family protein: MDKVRIGIIGIGNMGSAHAKNLVKGEVPGGELVAVCDSNPERLKWARENLGEDIQLFDNAHTFFNSNSVDAVLVATPHYDHPPLAIKAFEYGLHVLIEKPAGVYTKQVREMNEAAEKSGKVFGIMYNQRTNPLYQKLKDLIESGELGEIKRTNWIITTWYRSQSYYNSGGWRATWAGEGGGVLLNQDPHQLDLWQWICGMPKRVRAFCAFGKYHDIEVEDDVTAYVEYENGATGVFITSTGETPGTNRFEIAGDRGKIVVEDGKLTFWRTRIGERQFNREYTGGFGEPECWKCEIPITGKETAHVGIMTNWVEAILKGTKLLAPGVEGIKGLTISNAMHLSAWTDAWVELPIDEDLFYEKLQEKIKSSTFKKKAIENKTLNVDGTY, encoded by the coding sequence ATGGATAAAGTACGTATAGGTATTATAGGTATAGGAAATATGGGTAGTGCTCATGCCAAAAACCTGGTAAAAGGGGAAGTTCCAGGAGGAGAGCTGGTTGCGGTATGCGATAGCAACCCTGAAAGATTGAAATGGGCAAGAGAAAACTTGGGAGAGGATATCCAGTTATTTGATAATGCCCATACATTTTTTAATTCTAATAGTGTAGATGCTGTATTAGTTGCTACACCTCATTATGACCATCCACCCCTTGCTATAAAAGCTTTTGAATATGGGCTGCACGTATTAATTGAAAAACCGGCAGGGGTTTATACAAAGCAGGTCCGGGAGATGAACGAAGCAGCTGAAAAGAGCGGTAAGGTTTTTGGAATCATGTACAATCAGCGAACAAATCCTTTATATCAGAAATTAAAGGATTTGATAGAATCTGGTGAGCTTGGAGAGATTAAACGAACAAATTGGATTATCACCACATGGTACCGCTCGCAAAGCTATTACAACTCCGGTGGGTGGCGCGCCACCTGGGCAGGAGAAGGCGGCGGTGTATTGCTAAACCAGGACCCGCATCAGCTTGACCTCTGGCAGTGGATTTGTGGAATGCCAAAGCGAGTACGTGCATTCTGTGCTTTTGGCAAGTACCACGATATAGAAGTGGAAGATGATGTGACGGCTTATGTAGAATATGAAAATGGAGCAACCGGGGTCTTTATTACATCTACCGGGGAGACACCGGGAACCAACCGTTTTGAAATTGCCGGAGATAGAGGCAAGATTGTTGTTGAAGATGGAAAACTTACTTTTTGGCGTACAAGAATAGGAGAAAGACAATTTAACAGAGAATATACGGGAGGTTTTGGTGAACCTGAATGTTGGAAGTGCGAAATCCCCATCACTGGTAAAGAAACAGCCCATGTTGGTATTATGACAAACTGGGTGGAAGCCATTCTGAAGGGTACCAAACTTCTTGCACCAGGAGTTGAAGGCATCAAAGGTTTAACTATCTCTAATGCAATGCATCTTTCTGCATGGACCGATGCCTGGGTAGAACTCCCTATAGATGAAGACCTTTTTTATGAAAAGCTTCAGGAAAAGATTAAGAGCTCTACCTTTAAGAAAAAGGCTATAGAAAACAAAACCTTAAATGTGGATGGAACGTACTAG